The following nucleotide sequence is from Candidatus Atribacteria bacterium.
TGCAGATTTTTATCAATGCAAAATTTCTAATATATTAAACTAATATTTAACCTAATTGTCTACGCTAAAATCTTATGGATTACTCCAAAAGACTCCAAGACTTGCTACTTACGATTCGGCTATCATCTTACCAGACAGGATTTCCACCTGTTAAATACCACAACCTAAGCCTGACCGTACGTGCAACGTCCACTGTCATGTTACCTATGGTTTTGCTAATCCGCTGTTAGACGCTGTTGTCTAATTTTCTATTTTATCTTTACTTCTAAGGCTTTTGAACTAGCCATAACAAACAATCGGTTGAAAACTTCTTTACTTCTTCTGACTCTTCGCACAATTCAGAACGTAACGTTCCTTCAATTAAGATAAACCCTGCTTCTTCCAAGCTTGAAATTACTTCATCCTTGGTGGGAAAATGAAGAAAAGTGTCTCTCTCTTCCATTTCAATGACTCTATCCCCAAACTCGTGTAGACTTTTATCCTCTATATGCAACGCCCACTTTCTCTTCTCCTCATGCCAAAATGGTTCATATTCTTTACTACCCTCACGGTCATGAGTGGTAAATAAGAAATATCCTTTAGGTTTTAATATACGCTTTATCTCTTTTAACACTTTTATCCGATTTTCTCTTCCTGGTATTTGCATTATCCCGTTAAAAGAAAATAATACCGCTTCAAAGTTCTCGTCATCATAACCCAAACACGCCGCATCTCCCACGCTAAAAATTATGTTATAATTCAATTCTTTACTAATTCTTCTAGCTTGCACTATCATATCTTCCGATAAATCCAATCCTTCTATTAAATGATAACCAAGCTTGTAGAGTCCTATTGTAGTTCTCCCTGCTCCACACCCAATATCTAAAATACGGTCTTCCAAATTAAAATATCTTTTAATTATCATCTTTTCAGATTCCCAGAGCCCAATTTCCTTAACTGCCTTTGTGTAATCCGAAACTGTTTTTTCTGTGGTAAATGATTTTCTGATAAACTCTGTATTAACTTTTCTTGTGTTCATCTCTTTATAATCCTCGCTTTAAAAAATTTCAATTGTATTCATAACGAATTTACCTAAATTAAGAAACTGTCTCGTCACCTAATTTAAATATCAAAACTTTTAAATATTATGTCAGTATTTATATTCCATCTTTATAAATTCATCACTGCCTATTAAAGTATCCTTTTGATAAACATCGGTTATTTCAAATCCAGCCCTTTCATAACATTTGATTGCTCGTTTATTGAAAGAACGGACTTCTAAAGCAATCTTTTTACCGCCATACCTCTTTTTGCACTCATTTTTTAAAAGTTCCATAAGAATATTGCCTAAACCTTGCCCACATAATGAAGGCTTTAATCCCAATCCAACCAAAACAAAATCCTTCTGAGCCATGAGATGTTACTTCTTTTTTTTCTTACTAATATAAACGGGTTGAAATCGCGTCTAACTCTTTAATTCTAACTTACTATTTATTTAAAAATTCTATAATGCTGCTCCGAAGCAAAATTAGAGGGTATTGAGCAAGCAGCTTCTATGCTATGTTAGAAGCAGTGCAGCCCTTTTTTACTAACCGCTTTTGAGTGTATTGCTATACTTCATGCCCCATAGTGAAGATCGCTGTTGGATCGATATATACACTCCAGGACTTGACAAATTCCTTACCTGCATCTGTCCCGAGAAAACTCAGCATCGCATCCAAATCAGATACCTCAATCTTGGCCAAATAAAGGTAGGGAGGTTCTGCAGGTAATTCTCCCTCTGGTTCAGAAACAGCAGGGCCAAGCACTTTGTCTATCTTCCAGGTTTTAAAGTCTGTACACCAAGGTGCACTCCTAATCCCTGGGATTTTCGTTTTAATAAGATAGTTATCGTATTCCTCATTTTTTTGCTTCTCTTTCAAATTGTATATAGCAAAAATAGTGGCCATATCGGCACCTCCTTTTTAATTGACTTTGCATGATTAACATTTATATATAGGGCTGCATTGTTTCTAACTACGGATAGATAAATCACGGTGTTTACCCGGCTAAAATGGCATGATATCCGCAGAATTGCGGATATTTCTTAGTATCGTTTTGACTTTTTTAATAATAAATTGTTCAATGGACTTTTACTTATCCTTCTAGACTATCTTATATATCTCTACAACATATTTTCTCTAAATCCTTCTTTTTCTGGAAAATAATTTATAAAAAACAACAAGCCCTTCAGCAAAAGCTAAAGGGCTGAAAGGGTCTTGGCTCCACTCGTTATAAGAAAACACCACACCGATAGTTTATGTTACCAGTAGGGTGTTTTGTTAATTAAAAGAACGTCTCCGTTCTTCTTTCTCTATCAAATTGCATTCTTATTAGACTTTAACTTTTTTTATCCTTCTGGGTACAAAATCAATTTTTAAATCTGCTTTGCAGGCTTTCGCTATTCTATTTAAAAGAGGCATACTATAACTTTTATAATCAGAATTTTCATAGCGCGAAATAGCTGATTTAGTCGTATTTGCTCGTTTAGCCAAAGCATCTTGTGTTAGATTTGCCCTACGGCGAATTTCGGCAATTTTTTCCCCAATGTAAAGATTTTGGTATTCCTTATCGAATTTTTCACGGAATTCTTTATTTTCCATTAACTCATCCATATAAGTTTTAGTTTTTTTCATAGTAATCACCTTCTTTCACTCTACCAGTATAAGTTATTTTCATATTCCTGGCTTTTTCTAAATCTTTTTCGCTTACCTTTTGTGATTTTTTTCTATAAGCATTTGTAATAATTATCTTTTTCCCTTCATAAAAGAAGCTAAAGAAGCGATAATTTGTGGGTTTAAACTCAAATATATTTTCTTTTGAGTCCACTTTTCTAAATTTTGTTTTATTAAAGAGTCTGCCATGATCTGCTATATATTTTACCAGGGCAGCTAGTTTAACTTTCACTCCTAGAGATTCTTTCTCTAAGTATTTTTTTGCCGGCATTTCCCCGGTTTCAGTAAAATAAAATTCTACTTGGAATTTATCTCCCTGGTAGAAAATATAGTCTTCTTTTTTAAGTCGTTTCATAAAACTCCTTTAATAAAAGGTTAGCATATGTGCTAACATATGT
It contains:
- a CDS encoding class I SAM-dependent methyltransferase, translated to MNTRKVNTEFIRKSFTTEKTVSDYTKAVKEIGLWESEKMIIKRYFNLEDRILDIGCGAGRTTIGLYKLGYHLIEGLDLSEDMIVQARRISKELNYNIIFSVGDAACLGYDDENFEAVLFSFNGIMQIPGRENRIKVLKEIKRILKPKGYFLFTTHDREGSKEYEPFWHEEKRKWALHIEDKSLHEFGDRVIEMEERDTFLHFPTKDEVISSLEEAGFILIEGTLRSELCEESEEVKKFSTDCLLWLVQKP
- a CDS encoding XRE family transcriptional regulator, with protein sequence MKKTKTYMDELMENKEFREKFDKEYQNLYIGEKIAEIRRRANLTQDALAKRANTTKSAISRYENSDYKSYSMPLLNRIAKACKADLKIDFVPRRIKKVKV